Within Topomyia yanbarensis strain Yona2022 chromosome 2, ASM3024719v1, whole genome shotgun sequence, the genomic segment GATACCGTTGGCCTTCTAGCAGCGCTCGATCATGCCGGCTCCAGCCGACCTTGTAGGTGAAGGCGTCCGACGACGTACACCACCACATCCCTAGCACCTTCTCGGGGGCCATCTCGGATGACAGATCCAGATTTTTCTCTTCGATGGTTTCTTCCTTCAGGGCTGCCAATACACGACCAGAGTTGCTAATCCAGTTACGGATTTCGAACCCGCCTTTTGAGTGTACGAGCTTCACTTCCTGTGCCAAACTGATTGCTTCCTCTTCTGTTTCTACGCTCACCAGCATGTCATCCACGTAGTGCCTTTTCGTTATGACTTCCGCTGCTACCGGGTGAAGTTGTGCGTAGCGCTCGGCGTTGGCATTTTTAACATATTGAGCACAGCTCGGAGAACAGCAGGCACCGAATGTCATCACACGCATAACGTATGTTGCGATTTCTCCGTTCTCGTCTCTCCAGTAGAACCGTTGGCACTGCTGGTCTTCTTCTAGGATATCCACCTGGTGAAACATTTCACGGATGTCTCCTGTCAGTCCAACTCGGTGCTCCCTGAACTGAAGAAGTATGGAGAATAGAGAACAAAGCTGATCAGGACCCTTCAGTAGTCCGGAATTAAGAGATTGGCCGTAAGCCGTGGCCGCTGCATCCCATACGATTCTCAGTTTCCCAGGCTTGTTTGGGTTTGTTAGGGGAAAAACGGGAAGGTACCACGTACGAGCGTATGATTGAGCGAGCTCCAGACTCGAAAGTTTCCTGATATATCCTTTGGTAATATAATCTGCAATCTGTCGGTTGAGGGCTTTGGCTAACACTGCATCCTTCTCCATGCGTTTCTCAAGAGAGTAAAATCGTCGAAGTGCCATCGCGCGGCTGTCAGGGAGGCGAAGGTCGTCAAATCGCCAGAGTAGCCCCGTCTCGTATCTACCGTTTCTGAATTTTGTAAGTGACTGTAGCAGGTGTTGTGACCGACGATCATCGGTAGATAAGAGTATGTTGTCCGGTTTCGATACTCCGAGACTGTCCAGGGCGAAATACTCCTTCATACTACGATGTAGGCTTTCGTCCATCTGTTCTTCTGGGTGGTGCTCGTGAAACGCACATTGGACTATATAGGGAGCTTCTTCGACATAACCACCGTATACAGTCCATCCTAGCCTTGTCTTAGCTGCGATCGGCTGATCTATTCGACCCTCTCTGCTTTGCAAAACCAAACCGACCCGTGCATGCTTCAGTCCTATCAGGATACGCGGCTGTGCCTCATGATACGGTTCTATTGGCAGACCTCGTAAGTGTGGGTACAGTTGCGACAACTCGGTGATGTCCAGAGTTTGGCGTGGAAGCTGTAGTTCTCCTACCGTTCTTACGTTACGCAGATTAAACACCTTGGTGTTGCCGTTTACTCCTGATATTCCTACGTCAACGATTCGAGAGCTCTCTTCGTGACGCTCTTTACCTCCTGTCCACCGCAGACACAGTGGACTGACTTCACCATCTAACTGAAGCTCGTCAGCCAACCCGCTGTCGAGAAGTGTAAGTTCTGAACCGTCATCGAAGAAAGCATAGGCATGAACGGCCTTGTTGATTCCTTGCAGTACTACGGGTAAGTATCGGAACAGTATAGCAGACGACGATGCTCGATGATGGTTGATCTCATGCCCTTGGCTCGGTCCAGGTTGTACAGACAAAGAATGCACGGTATTTGGTGGAGGACGCTCGTTTTTCTGGTCGTTGTGTAATAACTCGTGGTGTCTGACGATACAGCCATTTTTGCCGCAGGGTTTTGCTTTGCAGTTCCCATTGTGACGACGTAAGCATGTTCGGCACAAACCAAATTCCCGAACCGCAGCCCATCTCGCATCTCGAGATAGTTCCAGAAAACGCTTGCATTTGTCTGCCGCTTTACATGTACCCTTGCACGTTGGACAGTCGTAGTTGACGCGAGCTTTGGGCACGAGTGGCGCCCTGtcgttggcgtctgcgttgggCGTCTTATATGCCGGAATCTGCTCAGGTGATTCAAGGTGAGCGTTCAAGAAAGCGTTGCCCTTCTTAGGACCGCGTCCTTCATTACGTGCAGGCTTATGCTCCTGTGCAATCGAAGGGACGGCCACCGTGCTCACGGCTTCAGCAAGAGAGTAGACCCAGTCCCCGAAGGTCGCCAAGTTGACCCTGGGTAGAGCTCGACGATGGCACGCCCAGTCTAACTTTATCGTTGGCGGCAGTTTATTGACGAGTTGCTGAAGTAGTGAGACATTGTAAAGGTGGTCCTCCAGCCCACACGCATCCACTGTTGCACAGAAGTTTTGTACATTCACCGCAAAGTCGACAATAGTCTCTAACTTGTCCTCCCTCAGAGGTGGTAAGGCATTGATCTTGGCGATCAGAGAATATACAATGGCCTCAGGTTGCCCAAACATCATCTTCAAAGTCGCCATCACTCCTGGAACGTTAGAGGGGTGCATCAGACGGCTCTTCACCGCTTCGTATGCTCGTCCTTTTAAGCTCTTCTGCAGCCGGATAATATTCTCATCCATCGTGAATCCGCACATCGCCGTTGTGCTGTTGAACGATGACAGAAAGATCGGCCAATCTTCAGGATTACCAGAGAATGTAGGTAAATCCCTTGATATTGCTTGTCGAGCTGCAAGCTGTGCCCGGGTGGGCTGACGAGCTTGTTGTGGTTCTAAAGGGTTCCGATGTATAATGGATCGACTATACTTCGATGCGCGTTGGTACGTCAAGCCACTGTCCTGTGGAAGTTGCTGCTGCTCCGCTCGGTCCGGATTGGTGATCGAATTGGGTCTGTTGATGCGGCTGGGGATTCGAACGGATGATTGACTGTCTGGACAGGGGCCACATCTTTCCGAATTCTGTACCGAAATTGGCCTAGAATGTATGCTACCGTTGTCAGAAATCCGAGAATACGATTGGTTACTTCGATGCGATGCATTTTGTTCCGAACACTGCCCATTCGAAATATCCCGATGGTCTTCTGCCCTGTCAGAAGCGTTGTGCGTTGAATTTTGTTGTGGGTTGAAGTGTTTTGGAGCCGAATCGACCATCTGTCCTTCCTTCTGAAGCTTGTTGACATCATTTATCCAGTCGTTCACGCGACTCAAACCGTCGTGGGAGTACACATTCGTCCGGCTTGCCATCTGTTGGAGAATGTTGTATTTCCTATCCACGTACAGACGCTGCTTCGCTGCTGCTTGTTGATCAAGCGCATGCTCCTCTTCCAATTTCAATAGCT encodes:
- the LOC131679426 gene encoding uncharacterized protein LOC131679426; its protein translation is MVSYASSKNSLLKLELLKLEEEHALDQQAAAKQRLYVDRKYNILQQMASRTNVYSHDGLSRVNDWINDVNKLQKEGQMVDSAPKHFNPQQNSTHNASDRAEDHRDISNGQCSEQNASHRSNQSYSRISDNGSIHSRPISVQNSERCGPCPDSQSSVRIPSRINRPNSITNPDRAEQQQLPQDSGLTYQRASKYSRSIIHRNPLEPQQARQPTRAQLAARQAISRDLPTFSGNPEDWPIFLSSFNSTTAMCGFTMDENIIRLQKSLKGRAYEAVKSRLMHPSNVPGVMATLKMMFGQPEAIVYSLIAKINALPPLREDKLETIVDFAVNVQNFCATVDACGLEDHLYNVSLLQQLVNKLPPTIKLDWACHRRALPRVNLATFGDWVYSLAEAVSTVAVPSIAQEHKPARNEGRGPKKGNAFLNAHLESPEQIPAYKTPNADANDRAPLVPKARVNYDCPTCKGTCKAADKCKRFLELSRDARWAAVREFGLCRTCLRRHNGNCKAKPCGKNGCIVRHHELLHNDQKNERPPPNTVHSLSVQPGPSQGHEINHHRASSSAILFRYLPVVLQGINKAVHAYAFFDDGSELTLLDSGLADELQLDGEVSPLCLRWTGGKERHEESSRIVDVGISGVNGNTKVFNLRNVRTVGELQLPRQTLDITELSQLYPHLRGLPIEPYHEAQPRILIGLKHARVGLVLQSREGRIDQPIAAKTRLGWTVYGGYVEEAPYIVQCAFHEHHPEEQMDESLHRSMKEYFALDSLGVSKPDNILLSTDDRRSQHLLQSLTKFRNGRYETGLLWRFDDLRLPDSRAMALRRFYSLEKRMEKDAVLAKALNRQIADYITKGYIRKLSSLELAQSYARTWYLPVFPLTNPNKPGKLRIVWDAAATAYGQSLNSGLLKGPDQLCSLFSILLQFREHRVGLTGDIREMFHQVDILEEDQQCQRFYWRDENGEIATYVMRVMTFGACCSPSCAQYVKNANAERYAQLHPVAAEVITKRHYVDDMLVSVETEEEAISLAQEVKLVHSKGGFEIRNWISNSGRVLAALKEETIEEKNLDLSSEMAPEKVLGMWWCTSSDAFTYKVGWSRHDRALLEGQRYPTKREVLRVLMTIFDPLGLIANFLMFLKILLQEVWRSGVQWDDPISESSFEKWKRWLQVLPRVEQVTVPRCYRIRTSSSANYEVQLHTFVDASENGFAAAVYLRFVQNKIVECVLVSAKTRVAPLKFTSIPRLELQAAVVGARLARSIGESLSIPISNRFFWTDSWDVMCWINSDHRRYSQFVAFRVSEILEITEINEWRWVPTKLNVADDATKWTGQPDMTPDSRWFKGPDFLWRPKAEWPQSPAKSGSTIAELRPNLLLHYTVPEAVIDVNKFSSWKRLVNIVGYVYRLPANCKLQLQGKPIVSGPPTTEELKKAESYLHRHAQLEAYQEEVTLLRRAQEFPEKPRKQIPKNSELYQLTPVLDQRGVIRMKGRTRFCDYVTEDAKNPIVLPRDHHLTTLIIAYYHQKYHHQNHETTINEIRQKYKISRLRVCYAKVRRQCQRCKNDNSVPRPPIMADLPSARLAAFSRPFTHVGIDYFGPMEVVVGRRVEKRWGMLATCLTIRAIHIELVHSLSTDSCIMALRSFIARRGSPRMIYSDRGTNFVGASRELRNAESAINQQAIMAEFVSSETKWLFNPPASPHMGGSWERLIRTVKKNLAAICPTKKPTDEVLRSLLTEIENVVNSRPLTHVPIDDESDSALTPNHFLLGSSNGTKPLTVNDDSGIVLHQGWRASQALVNQFWRRWLTDYLPEITRRTKWFIHTKPVCVGDVVVIVDPKLPRNCWPKGKIIETCKSRDGQIRSATVRTVNGVYERPVAKLAVLDVRRDGK